Proteins from one Triticum aestivum cultivar Chinese Spring chromosome 7A, IWGSC CS RefSeq v2.1, whole genome shotgun sequence genomic window:
- the LOC123151730 gene encoding NAC domain-containing protein 20, producing MEGLDVFQHYRLNPTDVDAVTYYLPRLIAGQPHGAEKFIHHVDIYSCEPKDLAAKIAPVPQAASSGDRFFFTTRKSKNGSKTQSVRTAGGGTWTVNATTAVKHAGVEVGERKNLSFRKKGKSTGWVMEEYRCLLPKATVADGVKVFCKIHLAQHPPDAARQESAAYMLQEPQREPVTVSTHAQKRPATAATADPHPSRPNKRMRGAVPVPAPATPSFLMYDEAARAMYGPLARTNFPVQDAVAVPAAIEGASASCEFTTTSYHSDVASSSHDMQRQAQAPAISSQSDVLESVKQYSQQQMIVPEAGSSIARSTSEEVVFEPLEPVSNLLDEEADGFDLEELMRMMEDDPIEVEPVTGASTGVEMGQQEPLYLDTLDQGRLEDMLQSDCPYPMWWRSEDGAMHNPASHDADKEKRYNAASDLDAPSLQGHDHLFKPRPCFFDPFEAALKAEEALEKEKRDNLHAGPLGGHNNFFSSASVH from the coding sequence ATGGAAGGGCTCGACGTCTTCCAGCACTACCGTCTGAATCCTACGGATGTGGACGCCGTGACTTACTACCTGCCACGCCTCATCGCCGGCCAGCCGCATGGCGCCGAGAAATTCATCCACCACGTCGACATCTACAGCTGCGAGCCCAAGGATCTCGCCGCCAAGATTGCGCCCGTGCCGCAGGCCGCGAGCAGCGGCGACCGCTTCTTCTTCACCACGCGCAAGAGCAAGAACGGAAGCAAAACCCAGAGCGTGCGCACCGCCGGCGGCGGCACCTGGACCGTCAACGCCACCACGGCCGTCAAGCACGCGGGGGTCGAGGTCGGTGAGAGGAAGAACCTGTCCTTCAGGAAGAAGGGCAAGTCCACCGGCTGGGTCATGGAGGAGTACCGATGCTTGCTGCCAAAGGCCACTGTCGCCGACGGGGTGAAGGTGTTTTGCAAGATCCACTTGGCTCAGCATCCTCCTGACGCGGCCCGTCAAGAATCGGCCGCGTACATGCTTCAAGAACCGCAACGAGAGCCCGTGACTGTGAGCACGCACGCACAGAAGAGGCCAGCAACGGCTGCCACCGCCGATCCTCATCCGTCGCGCCCGAACAAGAGGATGCGAGGAGCAGTCCCCGTCCCGGCACCTGCCACACCGTCGTTCTTGATGTATGATGAGGCAGCCAGAGCAATGTATGGCCCGCTGGCTCGTACCAACTTCCCTGTTCAGGATGCTGTGGCTGTACCAGCGGCAATCGAAGGTGCTTCAGCATCATGCGAGTTCACTACAACATCCTACCACTCGGACGTCGCTTCTTCCTCACATGATATGCAGCGACAAGCTCAAGCTCCTGCTATTTCGTCTCAGTCAGATGTGCTGGAGTCTGTCAAGCAGTACAGCCAACAACAGATGATTGTTCCTGAGGCTGGCTCAAGCATTGCAAGGAGCACATCTGAAGAGGTTGTCTTTGAGCCATTGGAGCCTGTTTCCAATTTGCTGGATGAGGAGGCAGATGGTTTTGACCTTGAAGAACTAATGAGAATGATGGAAGACGACCCAATTGAAGTTGAGCCGGTCACTGGAGCCAGCACTGGCGTGGAGATGGGCCAACAGGAACCTCTGTACCTGGATACCTTGGACCAAGGCAGGCTGGAGGACATGCTGCAGTCCGATTGCCCTTACCCAATGTGGTGGAGATCAGAGGACGGGGCCATGCACAACCCTGCCTCCCATGATGCTGACAAGGAGAAGAGGTACAATGCCGCGTCGGATCTTGACGCACCATCGCTTCAGGGACACGACCACTTGTTCAAACCGCGGCCGTGCTTCTTCGATCCATTTGAAGCAGCGTTGAAGGCCGAAGAGGCGCTCGAGAAGGAGAAGAGGGACAATCTTCACGCTGGACCGCTTGGAGGGCACAACAACTTCTTCTCGTCTGCAAGTGTCCATTAA